GGTTTCGACTGCTTTGAGCCATGCTTTCTGCTGCTGCTGTGGTTCTAGTGTTGTCAGTGGCCGTACCTGTCCTTCACTAGTTGGCAGGACTGGTATAGCAACAGATTCTACAGTTACTGTTTTGAACACAGCATTATTTTGTGTCCAATTTGGACACATTTTCAGATTATCTACAACATCTGCCGCCTCAATTAATCTGTAGGGATGACGACGCTCAAACCCAAATCTATCTTTGCAATATTCCTCAAATGTTTTGTGCGTTGAACGGTAGAGACGGCGATCTCGCAGTTCTCTCAAAGCACGACCTGCTTCGTAAAACGCTGTCTCAACTTTTTCTTCTAACCTAACGCGATCGCTCTTTTCCTCCTGCGTTAATTCTGGAACTTCAACAACCGCCACTTCAACAGTTACTACCTCTGGTTCTTCTTGTTTGGGCTGCTTTTTTGTTGGCTTTGGAGTTGCGCTCGTTACGGCGGTGGTCTTTTTGCGTCTAGAAGATGGGTTGTTCATTACCCCACCTCCAGTTCGGCATGGCTGAGATAAGTGTTCCTTTGTGTCATCATGAGAATAGTCTTTATTATTCCAGCCCCACTCCTTAGCTAAGGTTGGGGTTTTTCAATGTTTCTTATATCTTTGCATTTCTGCTGCTTGTGATCGTGTATTCAATTTAAATTTCAAGCCGTCATCACATGATTATGTTTACTGCATATCTGGTCTGAGAACCGGATTAGGACTGGACAGACCACTCGTATTTCTCCTTAATCTGTTGTATTCTAGTTATCCTGTGTGATTTTAGTCCTGATTTTAATCAGAGCTTTTACATTCTTTCTGGAACTGATTCAAAAGCTATGTCTACTTCTCATTTGGGTAATTAGCTCTTTTTCACCACTACTTTTTACATTTTTTAACTCTCATGAAAATTATCAAAAAATCTGACAAGCTTACTCTCAGACAGATGCGGGAAATCGAGTTAGCCGAAGACCAACTTCTCCAGTCTGAGACTGTTCCTCTGACACCACCTGCAATCGAGCAACCTGTACCCGTCGTCCCAGAGCCTGAACCTAACTACATTCCATTGTTAGACAATCCTCCGGTTCAGTCTGTGGGTAACTCCGGCTGGCAGGTTTCTGATGTCTGGCGCGATTTGCGGGTTGATAGTTTTTGTGATTGATAATCTATCTTGTGATAGTTGCAATAATTTTTTTCCTTATTAATGGCAGCAGATTTTTATCGGCTAATTTTGTGAGCTTCTACTACATTGATATCAACATGATTCAACTTAAAATATATTTTAGCTTTTTCTTGTTACTAAGAAAAACTTTGAAATATCGAAATTCACCTATTATAAGGAATTGAGAGTTCACATCATATTTGCTTGACTCTTTAAAACTCTTAAGTTCAGTCTTAAAATCTTGTTCTTCGATTGCTGAATTTTATATGATTTGAAATAGTGGAAAATACTGGAAATATTGTTTTAGAAAGTTTTAGTGATTTCAATCATACTTTCTCTCTAAATTCAGCATAAATGATTAGCAAGTTTTTTGGGGCTTTCATTGTGTTAGCCCTGTTTGACTGTAGTGTGAAAGCTCAGATTAACAGCATTCCGCGAGACGTTCAACCACCTTCAACTACTCCCCTACCAAATCAGGAGCCTCAGCCAATACCCACCCTTCCAAATCTTCCTGCTCCAACCCCTTCTACCACGCCCGAAGAAGAATTTGATACGAATCAAGAAACTTTCACTGTTTCTAAATTTGAAGTTATTGGTGGTACAGTTTTCAGCAAAAAAGTCTTAGATCAAATTCTTGAAAAATACACTAATCGCCCGGTCACGCTTGCTGACTTGTATCAGGCTAGAAAGAAAATCAGTGATTTGTACCTCAGTAAAGGGTACATCCAGTCTGGTGCTTATATTCCGCCGCAAAAAATTCAGGACGGGGTTGTTAAAATTCAAATCATTGAAACCAAGCTCAAAGATAGAGATATTGAAGTTATCGGCACAAAACGCCTAAATCCTGGCTATATTCGGAGTCGCATAGCAGCCTCTAATCTCGGCCCGCTCAACAAAGAAGTTTTGGTGAAGTCTTTACAACTATTAAGAATAGATCCCTTGATCAAAAATTTATCCGCAGACTTACGAGCCGGGAATCTGCCTGGGGAACTTCTACTAGTTGTTGAGATTACGGAGGCAAAAACTTTTAGCACCCAACTGTCTTTCGACAACCAGCGATCACCCAGTGTTGGCGACTTACAAAGGCAATTGCAATTAAAAGAAGCTAATTTGCTGGGGCTTGGGGACGGGCTAAATATCGCTTACAGCAATACAGAGGGAAGTAATTTTCTGAATGTTGCCTACAGCATCCCTCTAAACCCTCATGAAGGCACTCTCTCTTTTAATTACGGCATTTTTGAAGGTAGAGTAATCGAAAATCCCTTCAGCAGTCTTGACATAAAATCTGGCTCACAATTTTACGAACTTACGTTTCGCCAGCCGATAATTCGCTCTGTCAACGAAGAATTTGCTCTTGGACTGACTGCATCTCGGCGCGAAACTGAAATTAGTTTCGTGCCTCTACAACAACGTATTCCTTTTCCTCAGCCTGGATCTGACAATGAAGGGCGTACCAGAATCTCGGCTCTCCGATTCTTTCAAGAGTGGACTGTTCGGAACAGCCGACAAGCTTTTGCTCTGCGATCGCAATTTAATTTAGGCATTGGCGCTTTTAATGCCACCGTCAATCCCACCGCACCTGACAGTCGCTTTTTCTCGTGGGAATTACAATCCCAATGGGCGCAACTTCTAGCTCCCGATACTTTAGTTCTGCTTCGTTTCAGTTCGCAACTGTCAACTACAAATCTTGTATCTCTAGAGCAGTTCGGCTTAGGGGGTTTAAGTAGTGTACGAGGCTATCGCCAAGACTTGTTGCTGGGCAATAATGGCACTTTCGCTTCCGCAGAGATCCAATTTCCTATTTTTCGCTTACCTCAAATCAACGCTAAGTTGCAAGGCATATACTTTACTGATATTGGTATTGTATGGAATAGTACCTCTAACAATAGTACTAATACCCTGGCTTCTACTGGCTTAGGGTTACGTTGGTCACAGGGAGATCGCTTCTTTGCTCAACTCGATTGGGGTCTTCCTTTGATGTCTGTAGACTCGCCAAGACAAACCTTACAAGAAAACGGGATTTATTTCCAGATTCAATACAATCCTTTTTGATCAATTCCCTTCACAATCATTTCTAAACTAGGTGGGGACATAATAATTCCTCTCCTAACAGGCTTAAGAGCCTGATTGCTCACCAAACTCAATTGAAGACGAGAGAGAATAGTTGCTAATACAAGTTTGATTTGAAGCTGCGCCAAGGCAGCGCCAACACATCTGCGACTACCTCCACCAAACGGCAAATATTCATACGGGGAAAACTGGCGTTCTAAGAATCTCTCCGGTATGAACTTTTTAGGCTCTCGGTACACTTCTTGCCTTTGATGTGCCAAATAAACTGAGACATTAACAATTGTTGGAGGTTCTAGGTAATATCCTGCAATTTCTATCGGCTGCTTTACGAATCGTGCAAACGCATTTAAAGCTATTGGATAAAGTCGTAATGTTTCAGAACATACCGCATTTAGATACGGCAATCGAGCTACTTCATTTTTATCTTTATTAGAGTTTGCTCGAAGTTCAAACAAAAGCCTTGCTTGAATTTCAGGTAAGTAATGACTCCAATATAATGCCCATGAGATAGCGGAAACAGTTGTTTCATATCCAGCAAATAATAAAGTTACCAAAGAGTCTCGAAGCTCAATGTCCGTCATTGCTTTACCAAACTCATCTCTTGCTTCGATAAGCATACTCAAAATATCTTTATCTCTAGCTTTTGACATTTTACGTTCAGCAATAAGAGCATATATCTCTTGATCTAGCTGGTCTATTAAGCGCGATTGTGGATTCAATATACCCCAATTTTTTATAATAGGAAGAAAAGACCACAAAACTTGACTTAGGGGATTATCAAAACTCTCAAAAAGGGAATTTACTATACACCGTATTTTATTTTGACGTTCACCTGCTTGCAATCCAAATACGACATTAAGGATCACACGCATAGAAATTTCCTTTACAACTAACTGAACTATAAAAAAACTTCCAGGAGATAATCGATTTATAACTTCTTCAGTTATTTCGCAAATAACCTGACTATACCAACGCATTCGTTCCGAATGAAAGGGGGGTAATAACATCCGCCGTTGACGATGGTGGCGTTCATCCCCAAGAAAAATTATGGAATTTTCTCCTAACAAGAGTTTCACTAAATCACTTTTTTGTATAGAACCAAGATACTCCGGTTCGGATGTGAAAATTTTCTGTATTGCTTCCGGGCTACTAAAGTAAATAAGAGGCGGCATTTCATTCCCTCTAAGCCTAAAAGTATCCCCATATTCCTGTTGCCAACTATCTAAAGTTTCTAATGGTCGAAGTAAAAACTGAATATTTTGTATTAATACAGAAGTTTTTGGGCCATCAGGTAAGTACATTGTAATATTTTCTTGATTTTTAACCTACAAATATTTTATTTTATTTTTAGCAGCAGCTTTTTAGTAAAAGATTTTACAAGACCTAAAAATTAACGATGAGCAAAATAAACAGTACTATAATTGTATTATTATTAACTTTTGATACTGTTAAATTTACTCCTGCATCAGCGCAAATTATTCCAGACAAGACACTTCCAGCAAGTTCTACCATCAACAATCAAGGTAGTAGTATAATAATTGACGGGGGAACTCAGGTTGGGAGAAATTTATATCACAGTTTTAGCGATTTTTCTATCTCTACTGGAAAAACTGCTTTTTTCAATAATTCCGTAAATATTGAAAACATCATTACCCGTGTAACAGGCATATCAAGCTCAGTAATTGATGGAACAATTAGAACTAATGGTAATGCAAACTTATTTTTAATCAATTCCAATGGAATTTTATTTGGTAAGAATGCACGTTTACAAGTAGGTGGCTCTTTCTTGGCAAGTACAGCTAACAGTCTTAATTTTTCCGATGGTATTAAATTTAGTACTACAATCCCTCAAAATAATTCACTATTAAGCATAAATGTACCTCTAGGATTAGAATTTACCACAAATTCATCGGCTCCTATAATAGTGCAAGGGGCTGGACACAACCAGTTTATCATCGGTAATCAAGTAGCTGCTTCAATTACTTTATTGGAATCAGGTCAAAGTGAAGGATTACGCTTACAACCAGGTAGAACCTTTGCTTTAATAGGTGGGGAGGTAGTTTTTGACGGTGGATTAGTTACTGTTCCTTCTGGGCAGATTGCTATAGGTGCTATTAACAACGGTACAGTTAAGCTTTCTAACGATTGGAACTATACAGGAGTCCATGAGTTTAAAAACATTAGCTTTAATAAACAATCTTTGTTGGATACAAGTGGCTTTGCACAAGGAAATATTTCTATTCACGGTAAAAATGTAACTTTTACAGATGCCTCGTTGGCCTTAATTGCGAATTTTGCATCTCCTACTCCAGGAGCTATTAGTGTAAATGCAACGGATACGCTAAATCTAACAGGAATAACTTCGTTTAACGTACAGCCCTTTCTTGGTATAAGAAGAGTTAATCGAGGTATTATTACTGCAACTATTTTTGGACAAGGGGCGGATATATTTCTCTCTGCCCCCAAGATAATCGCTCAAGATTCTGAAGTTGTTTCTACTCTCACTTTTGGACCTGGAAGAAGTGGAAATCTAACAGTAAATTCGTCAGAATTAACAGAAATAAAAAGCGTAGCAATCAATGAAAGCTCTGGAGTTGCTTCTGTGTTTGGAACTATAACTTATGGTTCAGGTAATGCAGGTGATGTAACAATATCAACCAAAAAATTGGTAATTCAAGATGGAGGATCTTTAAGCTCTTTTACGTTTGGAGAAGGGCAGGGAGGAAAAATAACAATAAATGCTTCTGAAACCTTAAAAGTTTCAGGTGGACATTCTGACTTAGTTTTGTTTGCCTACGGAACAGAACCTGTTCCTACATTTTCTCCAAGCAATATTTCATCGCTCTCTATTTCTTCTGGTGATGCTGGTAACATAAGCATTAATACAAAGCAATTAATTGTTGAAAACGGAGCTGCAATTTCCGCGTCTGGTTTACGAACAGGTAACTCCGGGAATGTAAATATCAATTCTTCTGAAACAGTCTATCTTAGTGGCTCAGGATTAGTAAATCCTTCTTTAAATCCTAGTAGAATATCCTCATCTGTAGGCTCTAGTGATCCTTTTGTAAATTACATATACAATCTCAGGCAACCCTCAGATGCTTTATCTGGAAATGTTTTTATTAGAACCGGTAATTTAATCTTAGAAAATAATGCTCAAATTGGAGTTAGGAATGACAGTACAAAAGATGCAGGTACACTTGGGATCGTCGCTAACTCCGCATCTTTAAACAATAGCTCTATTACCGCATCCACCCGATCAGGCGAAGGAGGCAACATTGCTCTGAACGTCACAAAATTAGTATTAGGCAATAGCACTATCACTACAACAGCCGGTGGTAACGGCAACGGTGGTAACCTTACAATTAACGCAGACACGATCACTGGATTCGGCAATAGCAGTATCACAGCCAATGCATTCAGAGGACAAGGCGGTAACGTATCTATCAAAACTAAAGG
This window of the Aulosira sp. FACHB-615 genome carries:
- a CDS encoding ShlB/FhaC/HecB family hemolysin secretion/activation protein, which translates into the protein MISKFFGAFIVLALFDCSVKAQINSIPRDVQPPSTTPLPNQEPQPIPTLPNLPAPTPSTTPEEEFDTNQETFTVSKFEVIGGTVFSKKVLDQILEKYTNRPVTLADLYQARKKISDLYLSKGYIQSGAYIPPQKIQDGVVKIQIIETKLKDRDIEVIGTKRLNPGYIRSRIAASNLGPLNKEVLVKSLQLLRIDPLIKNLSADLRAGNLPGELLLVVEITEAKTFSTQLSFDNQRSPSVGDLQRQLQLKEANLLGLGDGLNIAYSNTEGSNFLNVAYSIPLNPHEGTLSFNYGIFEGRVIENPFSSLDIKSGSQFYELTFRQPIIRSVNEEFALGLTASRRETEISFVPLQQRIPFPQPGSDNEGRTRISALRFFQEWTVRNSRQAFALRSQFNLGIGAFNATVNPTAPDSRFFSWELQSQWAQLLAPDTLVLLRFSSQLSTTNLVSLEQFGLGGLSSVRGYRQDLLLGNNGTFASAEIQFPIFRLPQINAKLQGIYFTDIGIVWNSTSNNSTNTLASTGLGLRWSQGDRFFAQLDWGLPLMSVDSPRQTLQENGIYFQIQYNPF
- a CDS encoding cytochrome P450, with amino-acid sequence MYLPDGPKTSVLIQNIQFLLRPLETLDSWQQEYGDTFRLRGNEMPPLIYFSSPEAIQKIFTSEPEYLGSIQKSDLVKLLLGENSIIFLGDERHHRQRRMLLPPFHSERMRWYSQVICEITEEVINRLSPGSFFIVQLVVKEISMRVILNVVFGLQAGERQNKIRCIVNSLFESFDNPLSQVLWSFLPIIKNWGILNPQSRLIDQLDQEIYALIAERKMSKARDKDILSMLIEARDEFGKAMTDIELRDSLVTLLFAGYETTVSAISWALYWSHYLPEIQARLLFELRANSNKDKNEVARLPYLNAVCSETLRLYPIALNAFARFVKQPIEIAGYYLEPPTIVNVSVYLAHQRQEVYREPKKFIPERFLERQFSPYEYLPFGGGSRRCVGAALAQLQIKLVLATILSRLQLSLVSNQALKPVRRGIIMSPPSLEMIVKGIDQKGLY
- a CDS encoding filamentous hemagglutinin N-terminal domain-containing protein: MSKINSTIIVLLLTFDTVKFTPASAQIIPDKTLPASSTINNQGSSIIIDGGTQVGRNLYHSFSDFSISTGKTAFFNNSVNIENIITRVTGISSSVIDGTIRTNGNANLFLINSNGILFGKNARLQVGGSFLASTANSLNFSDGIKFSTTIPQNNSLLSINVPLGLEFTTNSSAPIIVQGAGHNQFIIGNQVAASITLLESGQSEGLRLQPGRTFALIGGEVVFDGGLVTVPSGQIAIGAINNGTVKLSNDWNYTGVHEFKNISFNKQSLLDTSGFAQGNISIHGKNVTFTDASLALIANFASPTPGAISVNATDTLNLTGITSFNVQPFLGIRRVNRGIITATIFGQGADIFLSAPKIIAQDSEVVSTLTFGPGRSGNLTVNSSELTEIKSVAINESSGVASVFGTITYGSGNAGDVTISTKKLVIQDGGSLSSFTFGEGQGGKITINASETLKVSGGHSDLVLFAYGTEPVPTFSPSNISSLSISSGDAGNISINTKQLIVENGAAISASGLRTGNSGNVNINSSETVYLSGSGLVNPSLNPSRISSSVGSSDPFVNYIYNLRQPSDALSGNVFIRTGNLILENNAQIGVRNDSTKDAGTLGIVANSASLNNSSITASTRSGEGGNIALNVTKLVLGNSTITTTAGGNGNGGNLTINADTITGFGNSSITANAFRGQGGNVSIKTKGFFFSNDSFVSASSQLGIDGRVELEALYEQLDPAQVEPIQIQADPKITASCQGNPNSGSPSKFVIIGTGSAPRNLDSQISNNNGWSPNVAISVADNDLEKLPNQGILPIVEAQSVVISKSGEIILSASPSKFVGTTEASSDNSCFTAYTSTNKRSQQ